A genomic window from Oncorhynchus clarkii lewisi isolate Uvic-CL-2024 unplaced genomic scaffold, UVic_Ocla_1.0 unplaced_contig_12859_pilon_pilon, whole genome shotgun sequence includes:
- the LOC139395741 gene encoding probable serine/threonine-protein kinase DDB_G0282963: MMSIDVANRNGPAVTPPASLSLRSSHNRDVSGGDVTRLGWATFPKCRKKYCLTSIQSAMGLSDVTLPPSSSTPNKLAKNGLNALRKAAERHGQHDHNKNTTPDPDSTTAERHGQHDHSKNTTPDPDSTTAERHGQHDHNKNTTPDPDSTTEDCNTNNETVNEDILTKMNLDPDTKIHLDLKTNVNSDLDLKTNVNSDLESITNVTDDGDDISILSEKEVEMKIEEEERSSIDEEEEERIEEEEEE, encoded by the coding sequence ATGATGTCAATAGACGTGGCCAATAGGAACGGCCCTGCCGTGACTCCTCCCGCCTCACTCAGCCTTCGCTCCTCCCACAATCGTGATGTCAGTGGCGGTGATGTCACCAGGCTGGGTTGGGCCACGTTTCCTAAGTGTCGTAAGAAGTATTGTCTGACCAGCATCCAGAGTGCAATGGGGCTGAGTGATGTAACTCTTCCTCCGTCGTCGTCGACTCCCAACAAACTGGCCAAGAACGGGCTGAACGCCCTGCGCAAAGCAGCCGAACGACATggacaacatgaccacaacaagAACACAACCCCTGACCCCGACTCAACCACAGCTGAACGACATGGACAACATGACCACAGCAAGAACACAACCCCTGACCCCGACTCAACCACAGCTGAACGACATggacaacatgaccacaacaagAACACAACCCCTGACCCCGACTCAACCACAGAGGACTGCAATACAAACAATGAAACCGTCAATGAGGACATCCTCACCAAGATGAACCTCGACCCCGACACCAAGATACATCTGGATCTGAAAACTAACGTGAACTCAGACCTGGATCTGAAAACTAACGTGAACTCAGATCTGGAAAGCATCACGAACGTGACAGACGACGGGGATGACATCAGCATCCTGTCTGAGAAGGAAGTGGAGATGaaaatagaggaggaggagaggagtagtatagatgaggaagaggaggagaggatagaggaggaagaggaggag